A genome region from Syntrophorhabdaceae bacterium includes the following:
- a CDS encoding GntR family transcriptional regulator — MKKLVIKKDETIRQKVYHHIREEILKGAIAPKERLIEAKIAGEIGTSRTPVREALHNLELEKLVVSIPRVGYVVRGMDMREVEQICEIRAAIEGLAVSWATAKQRDRLIQALKRNIENQKKRIAKGNLNGYVELDAQFHDIIARLAGSDRLLELTQTLRRHMLRYRIQCIYMTETAERSMHGHERIVNAIEKGDTGEIAAAVKTHLIQARDDILYYVFRDSDGDTEG, encoded by the coding sequence ATGAAAAAACTGGTAATAAAAAAAGATGAGACCATAAGGCAGAAGGTCTATCATCACATCCGTGAGGAGATACTCAAGGGGGCCATCGCCCCCAAGGAAAGGCTGATAGAAGCGAAGATCGCGGGGGAGATAGGCACCTCCCGGACGCCCGTGCGAGAGGCGCTCCACAATCTCGAGCTCGAAAAACTTGTTGTTTCCATCCCCCGGGTAGGCTACGTGGTCAGGGGCATGGACATGCGGGAGGTCGAGCAGATATGCGAGATCAGGGCCGCCATAGAAGGTCTCGCCGTCTCATGGGCCACGGCGAAGCAAAGGGACAGGCTCATCCAGGCCCTCAAAAGGAACATCGAGAACCAGAAGAAGCGGATAGCAAAAGGCAATCTCAATGGCTACGTGGAACTCGATGCGCAGTTCCATGATATCATAGCCCGTCTTGCCGGCAGCGACCGCCTGCTGGAACTCACCCAGACCCTTCGCAGGCATATGCTGCGGTATCGGATCCAGTGCATCTATATGACCGAAACGGCGGAGAGGTCGATGCACGGCCATGAACGGATCGTGAATGCCATTGAAAAGGGCGACACGGGGGAGATAGCAGCCGCAGTGAAAACGCACCTCATCCAGGCAAGGGACGACATCCTCTACTATGTTTTTCGTGACTCCGACGGCGACACCGAAGGGTGA
- a CDS encoding ABC transporter substrate-binding protein, with translation MKKCSFFALASVFFLSVLCICSVSRAANTIKVGIVDTYTGPATTFTNDVLDGFKLAVQRINASGGILGKKVEFTTRDEKFKPDIGLAMAKELVLKEKVDILMGTINSATTLAISDFVRKEKIPFFVTFAKSDKIVSEKGHRYIFNMNENTEMAGRAAAIALAKKPYVRYWIAGDDYEYGHAIAQGVWNNLKKLKPSVQKVGETWWKVGEADFTPYITQILAAKPDFIIVATGGSGMVNFQKAAKATGLSQKIPFYQHTATELSVLAPQGPSAPEGVFGTANYFFYYPDTPENRTFVADFKKAYNRNPRVGALYGHMTAQFILEGYKKAGRIDKEKFVTALEGMVIDSPVGKLEIRKCDHQLLLPMYFGVTKKDAKYKFLIAGSIETIQGKDYVPSCEEVLKRRKR, from the coding sequence ATGAAGAAGTGTTCCTTCTTTGCGCTCGCGTCAGTGTTTTTCCTGTCGGTCCTGTGCATATGTTCCGTCTCCCGGGCAGCAAATACGATAAAGGTGGGCATTGTGGACACCTACACGGGGCCTGCGACGACCTTCACGAATGACGTCCTCGACGGCTTCAAGCTCGCCGTGCAGAGGATAAACGCCTCCGGCGGGATCCTGGGCAAGAAGGTCGAATTCACGACGAGGGATGAGAAGTTCAAACCCGATATCGGCCTTGCCATGGCCAAGGAACTTGTCCTCAAGGAAAAGGTCGACATCCTCATGGGCACCATCAACAGCGCCACCACACTGGCCATTTCCGACTTTGTCAGGAAGGAGAAGATACCCTTCTTTGTCACCTTTGCGAAGAGCGACAAGATTGTCAGCGAGAAGGGACACCGCTATATCTTCAACATGAACGAGAATACCGAGATGGCAGGCAGGGCGGCCGCCATAGCGCTGGCGAAGAAGCCCTACGTCAGGTACTGGATAGCCGGCGACGACTATGAATACGGCCACGCCATCGCGCAGGGTGTGTGGAACAATCTCAAGAAGCTCAAACCTTCCGTCCAGAAGGTAGGGGAGACCTGGTGGAAGGTCGGCGAGGCCGACTTCACCCCGTATATCACCCAGATCCTTGCCGCGAAACCCGACTTCATCATCGTGGCCACGGGGGGCTCCGGCATGGTCAACTTCCAGAAGGCAGCCAAGGCCACCGGCCTCAGCCAGAAGATCCCCTTCTATCAGCACACCGCCACGGAGCTTTCCGTTCTCGCCCCCCAGGGTCCCAGCGCCCCCGAGGGCGTTTTCGGTACTGCCAACTATTTCTTCTATTATCCCGATACCCCCGAGAACAGGACCTTTGTGGCCGATTTCAAGAAGGCCTACAACCGCAATCCCCGGGTCGGGGCTCTCTACGGGCACATGACGGCGCAGTTCATCCTGGAAGGGTACAAGAAGGCCGGCAGGATCGACAAGGAGAAATTCGTCACAGCCCTCGAGGGCATGGTCATCGACAGCCCCGTCGGCAAGCTGGAGATCCGCAAGTGCGACCATCAGCTCCTGCTTCCCATGTATTTCGGCGTCACGAAAAAGGACGCAAAGTACAAGTTCCTTATTGCCGGCAGCATCGAGACCATCCAGGGCAAGGACTACGTCCCGTCCTGCGAGGAGGTTTTGAAGCGCCGCAAGAGATAA
- a CDS encoding D-alanyl-D-alanine carboxypeptidase — translation MHFVLVLPLLLSLLFAPCILCAQGENDGITAASYILVENDTFRVITGKDYHRKLPPASTAKVMTTLVAVEHLGGDEIIIPDKQVTRIPPSKMNLVPGRKYRSADLAKGTMVKSANDAAYVLASHVGGSENAFARMMTERAREIGAIDTNFENASGLPADNQYTTSYDLALIFKHALANERFVELVSTRYFLFEDSARKVRYKNHNRLLFCFEPAIGGKTGYTRAARHCYVGAFEKNGRIYILALLGSRDLWGDTVQILKTIYDDVPTDKELRQARAHSVTLSSAGAPKKKSAIRKKVVKHRTIKPKKRPARRR, via the coding sequence ATGCATTTTGTTCTTGTCCTTCCACTCCTCCTTTCCCTTCTCTTTGCCCCCTGTATCCTTTGCGCTCAAGGGGAGAATGACGGGATAACGGCGGCGTCCTACATACTCGTCGAGAACGACACCTTCCGGGTCATTACGGGCAAGGACTATCATCGCAAGCTGCCGCCGGCAAGCACCGCAAAGGTCATGACCACCCTCGTTGCCGTCGAACACCTTGGTGGCGATGAGATCATAATCCCCGACAAACAGGTTACGCGAATCCCCCCTTCCAAAATGAATCTCGTTCCCGGACGGAAATACCGTTCCGCAGACCTCGCGAAGGGAACGATGGTGAAGTCGGCGAACGATGCCGCCTACGTTCTCGCCTCCCATGTCGGCGGCTCCGAAAACGCTTTTGCGCGCATGATGACGGAACGAGCCCGGGAGATCGGCGCCATCGACACGAACTTCGAGAACGCATCGGGGCTCCCTGCGGACAATCAATACACCACCTCCTACGATCTTGCCCTCATCTTCAAACATGCCCTTGCCAACGAGCGCTTCGTCGAACTCGTCTCGACACGGTACTTTCTCTTCGAGGACAGCGCGCGCAAGGTACGCTACAAGAACCACAACAGGCTGCTCTTCTGTTTCGAACCGGCCATAGGGGGCAAAACGGGGTACACCCGGGCGGCGCGGCACTGCTACGTGGGGGCCTTTGAAAAGAACGGCAGGATCTATATCCTGGCACTTTTGGGAAGCCGCGACCTCTGGGGGGACACGGTCCAGATATTGAAGACCATCTATGACGACGTTCCCACCGATAAGGAGCTTCGCCAGGCACGAGCCCACTCTGTCACCCTCTCTTCCGCGGGCGCTCCGAAGAAGAAATCGGCGATCAGGAAAAAGGTCGTCAAGCACCGCACCATAAAACCGAAGAAAAGACCGGCACGGAGACGATGA
- a CDS encoding lactate racemase domain-containing protein, which translates to MEISLPHGLWNGERILEVDLPPRWDVDVLSMEGDAAEPIGEMEYRASLMPLVPLMKGKKEVCVLFDDLSRPTRTYEIVPWLLEAFGAAGIDDGQVRFLCALGTHSPHNNAQFRKKLGAEVLERFPVYNHNCYENCETLGRTALGTPVTINKEYLSCDLRIGIGSFIPHQFCGFGGGYKIVFPGIAHIDAIEYHHGPLLQSNLDSCWGLGNHSCNAILSDIREAGRMAKLDIKIDVFVNSSSRATRVFAGYPDSLYPVMIEGALRHYATKVRGEYDIVFANTFGKANEAIIAASISEAILSRDGGYLVLLNDTEEGQVLHYLMGRFGRNLWGRLGRGERKSGENLRKLFLYCRHKDHAGSYWFGTEEDIAWVDDLGALIGELDREYSGSPVRAAVIPDGTVQMMV; encoded by the coding sequence ATGGAAATATCTCTGCCCCATGGCCTCTGGAATGGTGAGCGCATCCTCGAGGTGGATCTCCCACCCCGATGGGACGTCGACGTCCTTTCAATGGAGGGTGACGCGGCAGAGCCCATCGGTGAGATGGAGTACCGGGCATCGCTTATGCCCCTCGTGCCCCTTATGAAGGGCAAGAAAGAGGTCTGCGTCCTCTTCGACGACCTTTCCCGGCCGACGCGCACCTACGAGATAGTCCCCTGGCTCCTCGAGGCCTTCGGCGCCGCCGGCATCGATGACGGGCAGGTGCGGTTCCTCTGCGCCCTGGGGACACATTCTCCCCACAATAACGCCCAGTTCCGGAAGAAACTCGGCGCAGAGGTTCTCGAACGCTTTCCCGTCTATAACCACAACTGCTACGAGAACTGCGAGACGCTGGGCAGGACGGCCCTGGGAACACCCGTCACTATTAATAAGGAATACCTGAGCTGCGATCTCAGGATAGGCATCGGATCATTCATCCCCCATCAGTTCTGCGGTTTCGGCGGCGGGTACAAGATCGTCTTTCCCGGAATAGCCCACATCGACGCCATCGAATATCACCACGGACCCCTGCTCCAGAGCAACCTGGACTCCTGCTGGGGCCTTGGCAATCACTCCTGCAACGCCATCCTTTCAGACATACGGGAAGCGGGAAGGATGGCGAAGCTGGATATCAAGATCGATGTCTTCGTGAACAGCTCTTCCCGCGCCACGCGGGTCTTCGCCGGCTACCCCGACTCCCTCTATCCCGTGATGATAGAGGGAGCGCTCAGGCATTACGCAACGAAGGTCCGGGGAGAATACGACATCGTCTTTGCCAACACTTTCGGCAAGGCCAACGAGGCCATCATCGCCGCTTCCATATCGGAGGCGATCCTGTCCCGCGACGGGGGCTACCTTGTCCTCCTCAACGACACCGAGGAGGGGCAGGTCCTCCACTATCTCATGGGAAGGTTCGGAAGAAACCTCTGGGGCAGGCTCGGAAGGGGAGAAAGAAAAAGCGGCGAAAACCTCAGGAAGCTCTTCCTCTACTGCCGCCACAAGGACCATGCCGGCTCCTACTGGTTCGGTACGGAGGAGGACATCGCCTGGGTCGACGATCTGGGCGCCCTCATCGGCGAACTCGACAGGGAATACTCCGGCAGTCCCGTCCGCGCCGCGGTGATACCTGATGGAACGGTACAGATGATGGTCTGA
- a CDS encoding M48 family metalloprotease has product MKRHIATLVIFFILAASMPVFALTNEDERKYGKEIYLEIARSAPINNDPYISLYLNDIRGRLESKTTMPFPTVLTVIDSPTIDAFATIGGYVYIAAGLIANCDNEEEVAGVMAHEFAHIRKRHIAKRMEKQKYLNATVVATMLAAMLVGDSARGAVLATGMGAAHSMALRYSREDEEEADREGSILANDAGYGGLGIADFLKKLRSGGGDKLYPQYLLTHPYHESRIINLEKTWTRKPPSVDTSLFPYIIARAKVVQTYRSRGLADDIWVRRYGRDSTDPVAAYGAALYHSLRGNFAEAVRIARTIVSPYRNLLLGEIYVAASRFPEAAQTLDNVNERVGRYYLARAYEGMGRNDLAARTYRSLDAYAPVYPEIYYRLGMILGRTGDEAGGHAALGRYYMYKGNYMLARTNFEKAISRYGINSREGVELMRLIDNLEDKEKKK; this is encoded by the coding sequence ATGAAGAGACACATCGCCACTCTTGTAATATTTTTCATCCTCGCCGCGTCCATGCCTGTTTTCGCCCTCACCAACGAGGATGAACGCAAATACGGCAAGGAGATCTACCTGGAGATAGCCCGGTCGGCCCCCATTAACAACGACCCCTACATATCGCTCTACCTGAACGACATACGCGGCAGGCTTGAAAGCAAGACGACCATGCCTTTCCCCACGGTCCTCACGGTCATCGATTCTCCCACCATCGATGCCTTTGCCACGATAGGCGGATACGTCTACATCGCGGCGGGCCTCATCGCCAACTGCGACAACGAAGAGGAGGTCGCCGGCGTCATGGCCCACGAGTTTGCCCATATCAGGAAAAGGCATATTGCCAAGAGGATGGAGAAACAGAAGTATCTCAATGCCACCGTTGTGGCAACCATGCTCGCCGCGATGCTCGTCGGGGATTCGGCCCGCGGCGCAGTATTGGCGACCGGCATGGGCGCGGCGCACTCGATGGCGCTGCGCTACTCCCGCGAGGACGAGGAAGAGGCGGACCGCGAGGGCTCGATCCTTGCCAACGATGCCGGCTACGGGGGTCTCGGCATCGCGGACTTTCTGAAAAAATTGCGGTCCGGCGGCGGCGACAAGCTCTATCCCCAGTACCTGCTTACCCACCCCTACCACGAAAGCCGCATTATCAACCTTGAAAAGACATGGACCAGGAAACCCCCCTCCGTGGACACCTCCCTTTTCCCTTATATCATCGCACGGGCAAAGGTCGTTCAAACTTATCGCTCCCGGGGTCTTGCCGATGATATCTGGGTCAGGCGCTACGGCCGCGACAGCACGGATCCCGTGGCGGCCTACGGAGCAGCGCTCTATCACTCGCTCAGGGGAAACTTCGCGGAGGCGGTCCGGATCGCCCGGACCATCGTGTCTCCCTATAGAAACCTCTTACTCGGCGAAATATATGTTGCCGCCAGCCGGTTCCCCGAGGCCGCACAGACACTGGACAATGTGAACGAACGGGTGGGGCGGTATTATCTTGCCCGGGCATACGAAGGCATGGGAAGGAACGATCTTGCCGCCAGAACCTACCGGTCACTCGACGCCTACGCCCCCGTATATCCCGAAATATACTACCGTCTCGGCATGATCCTCGGCAGGACCGGTGACGAGGCCGGAGGCCATGCGGCCCTGGGCCGCTACTACATGTACAAGGGAAACTACATGCTGGCCCGGACGAATTTCGAAAAGGCCATCTCCCGCTACGGCATCAACTCCCGCGAGGGCGTGGAACTCATGCGGCTTATCGATAATCTGGAAGATAAAGAAAAGAAAAAATAG